In Triticum aestivum cultivar Chinese Spring chromosome 5B, IWGSC CS RefSeq v2.1, whole genome shotgun sequence, the following proteins share a genomic window:
- the LOC123113647 gene encoding anthocyanin 3'-O-beta-glucosyltransferase-like: MAVHDEPLHILFFPFLASGHLIPIADMAALFAGRGVRCTILTTPVNAAIIRSAVDRANDAFARTGSQAIDIAVVPFPDVGLPPGVENGTALTSQDDRDKFYHAVRLLRKPFDRFLANHRTDAVVSDSFFHWSVDAAAEHGVPRIAFLGSSMFARSCSDSMLRHNPLENAPDDPDALVLLPGLPHRVELRRSQMMDPAKKPWHWEFSKSVNAADQRSFGEVFNSFHELEPDYVEHFHKTLARRAWLVGPVALASKDMAVRGTDAPSPDADSCIRWLDAKPAGSVVYVSFGTLTKFAPAELHQLARALDLSGVNFVWVIGTAAGQDSAKWMPEGFADLIAHGDRGFLIRGWAPQMLILSHAALGGFVTHCGWNSVLEAVSAGVPMVTWPRYADQFNNEKLVVELLKVGVSIGAKDYASVVETHEVIAGEVIAESIQRLMKSDAIQKKAKDVGLKARSAVEKGGSSYDDVGRLMDELTARRSSVKVGEDIQAN, encoded by the coding sequence ATGGCTGTCCACGACGAGCCGCTGCACATCCTCTTCTTCCCGTTCCTGGCCTCCGGCCACCTCATTCCGATCGCCGACATGGCCGCCCTCTTCGCCGGCCGCGGCGTCAGGTGCACCATCCTCACCACGCCCGTCAACGCCGCTATCATCCGCTCTGCCGTCGACCGGGCCAACGACGCCTTCGCCCGCACCGGCTCCCAGGCCATCGACATCGCCGTCGTGCCTTTCCCCGACGTCGGGCTCCCGCCGGGCGTCGAGAACGGCACGGCCCTCACGTCCCAGGACGACCGCGACAAGTTCTACCACGCGGTCAGGCTTCTCCGGAAGCCCTTCGACCGGTTCCTGGCCAACCACCGCACCGACGCCGTCGTGTCCGACAGCTTCTTCCACTGGTCCGTCGACGCCGCCGCGGAGCACGGAGTCCCGCGCATCGCCTTCCTCGGCAGCAGCATGTTCGCGCGCTCCTGCAGCGACAGCATGCTGCGGCACAACCCGCTGGAGAACGCCCCCGACGACCCCGACGCCCTCGTTTTGCTGCCGGGGCTGCCGCACCGCGTCGAGCTGAGGCGGAGCCAGATGATGGACCCGGCAAAGAAGCCGTGGCACTGGGAGTTCTCCAAGAGCGTGAACGCCGCCGACCAGAGGAGCTTCGGCGAGGTGTTCAACAGCTTCCACGAGCTTGAGCCGGATTACGTCGAGCACTTCCACAAGACGCTGGCCCGGCGCGCGTGGCTCGTCGGGCCGGTGGCGCTCGCCAGCAAGGACATGGCTGTGAGAGGCACCGACGCGCCCTCGCCGGACGCGGACAGCTGCATCCGGTGGCTGGACGCGAAGCCAGCCGGCTCGGTGGTGTACGTCTCCTTCGGCACACTAACCAAGTTCGCACCGGCGGAGCTGCACCAGCTCGCCCGCGCCCTCGACCTCTCAGGCGTGAACTTCGTGTGGGTCATCGGCACCGCCGCAGGCCAAGACTCTGCTAAATGGATGCCCGAAGGCTTCGCGGACCTCATAGCGCACGGCGACCGCGGCTTCCTAATCCGAGGCTGGGCGCCGCAGATGCTGATCCTGAGCCACGCCGCCCTCGGCGGGTTCGTGACGCACTGCGGCTGGAACTCGGTGCTGGAGGCCGTGAGCGCCGGCGTGCCGATGGTGACGTGGCCGCGGTACGCGGACCAGTTCAACAACGAGAAGCTCGTGGTGGAGCTGCTCAAGGTGGGCGTCAGCATCGGCGCCAAGGACTACGCGTCGGTCGTCGAGACCCACGAGGTTATCGCGGGCGAGGTGATCGCCGAGTCCATTCAGAGGTTGATGAAGAGCGACGCCAtccagaagaaggccaaggacgTCGGTCTGAAGGCAAGGAGCGCGGTGGAGAAGGGAGGATCCTCGTACGATGACGTTGGCCGGCTGATGGACGAGCTGACGGCCCGCCGGAGCTCCGTCAAGGTTGGAGAAGACATCCAGGCCAACTGA
- the LOC123117161 gene encoding non-specific lipid transfer protein GPI-anchored 16 → MTRDGAMGAVAAMVLVLAVAVAVLPAAVSGQAGVATSCTASLISTFTPCLNFVTGSTNGGGSPTLQCCRAVAGVVRTGADCACLILTGNVPFGLPINRTLAISLPRVCKSLSVPLVCRDTATQIPAPGPIAFAPALPPLPALPPESSVDETATSPAVEAPPVMQGQRPVVVPSSAWRGARAPSVLLLAVASILALVM, encoded by the exons ATGACACGTGACGGTGCGATgggcgcggtggcggcgatggTGCTGGTGCTGGCCGTGGCCGTGGCGGTGCTGCCGGCGGCGGTGTCGGGGCAGGCGGGGGTGGCGACGTCGTGCACGGCGTCGCTGATCAGCACGTTCACGCCGTGCCTCAACTTCGTGACGGGGAGCACCAACGGCGGGGGCTCGCCGACGCTGCAGTGCTGCAGGGCGGTGGCCGGGGTGGTCCGCACCGGCGCCGACTGCGCCTGCCTCATCCTCACCGGCAACGTGCCCTTCGGCCTCCCCATCAACCGCACCCTCGCCATCTCCCTCCCCAGGGTCTGCAAGTCGCTCTCCGTCCCGCTCGTCTGCAGAG ATACAGCGACGCAAATCCCAGCTCCAG GGCCAATTGCATTTGCTCCGGCACTGCCCCCTCTGC CAGCGTTGCCGCCGGAGTCATCGGTGGATGAGACGGCGACGTCGCCGGCGGTGGAAGCGCCGCCGGTCATGCAGGGGCAGAGGCCGGTGGTGGTGCCCAGCTCGGCGTGGAGGGGCGCCCGTGCTCCCTCCGTTCTGCTGCTTGCAGTCGCATCCATTTTGGCTCTGGTTATGTAG
- the LOC123117162 gene encoding non-specific lipid transfer protein GPI-anchored 5 has protein sequence MGAGHNGVSALGLVLAVAAALLVCQCAAQAQAPAQAPSGGSGGSGCMPELVSLSPCMGYMSGNATAPGEPCCAAVSGVLRSSPRCLCAVLGGTAATLGVALDGARALQMPAACRVQAPPASQCDSMGVPMSSPATPYDPDVTPAGSGSKATPTPQYSHGNVNRAGAGRRSLAFVVAVVAIALIRGP, from the exons ATGGGAGCGGGTCATAACGGCGTGTCGGCGCTCGGCCTTGTCCTGGCCGTGGCGGCCGCGCTGCTGGTGTGCCAGTGCGCGGCGCAGGCGCAGGCGCCGGCGCAGGCTCCATCTGGTGGCAGCGGGGGCTCTGGTTGCATGCCGGAGCTCGTCAGCCTGTCGCCGTGCATGGGCTACATGTCGGGCAACGCGACGGCGCCCGGGGAGCCGTGCTGCGCGGCGGTGTCCGGCGTGCTGCGGTCCAGCCCGCGGTGCCTCTGCGCGGTGCTCGGCGGCACGGCGGCCACGCTCGGCGTCGCCCTGGACGGCGCCCGCGCGCTGCAGATGCCCGCGGCGTGCAGGGTCCAGGCGCCGCCCGCCAGCCAGTGCGACT CCATGGGTGTTCCGATGTCTTCTCCGGCGACGCCCTACGATCCCGACGTTACCCCTGCAG GGTCTGGATCCAAGGCCACTCCGACGCCTCAGTACTCCCACGGGAACGTCAACAGAGCAGGAGCAGGAAGGAGAAGTCTGGCCTTCGTCGTCGCCGTCGTAGCAATAGCTCTGATTCGTGGACCCTGA
- the LOC123117163 gene encoding uncharacterized N-acetyltransferase p20, which translates to MEQAGQGAQPAKKPAAEVTLRRFGLDDVDAMMVWASDPQVAAVCRWEPYESTENLLAYIRDAVLPHQWQRAICLPGDDRPVGAISVSPTDDACRAELGYVLARAHWGKGVATAAVRRAVAAVFGEVEGLQRVEALVDVANVASQRVLEKAGFRREAVLRRYCVLKGAVKDMVIFSFISTDTVLVE; encoded by the coding sequence ATGGAGCAGGCCGGCCAAGGAGCGCAGCCCGCGAAGAAGCCGGCCGCGGAGGTGACGCTCCGGCGGTTCGGCCTCGACGACGTGGACGCCATGATGGTGTGGGCGTCGGACCCGCAGGTGGCCGCCGTGTGCCGCTGGGAGCCCTACGAATCCACGGAGAACCTGCTCGCCTACATCCGGGACGCCGTGCTCCCGCACCAGTGGCAGCGCGCCATCTGCCTCCCCGGTGACGACCGCCCCGTTGGCGCGATCTCCGTGTCGCCGACGGACGACGCCTGCCGCGCGGAGCTCGGGTACGTGCTGGCGCGCGCGCACTGGGGCAAGGGCGTGGCCACGGCGGCCGTGCGGCGGGCGGTGGCCGCGGTGTTCGGCGAGGTGGAGGGGCTGCAGCGCGTGGAGGCGCTGGTGGACGTGGCCAACGTGGCGTCGCAGCGGGTGCTGGAGAAGGCCGGGTTCCGGCGGGAGGCCGTGCTGCGGCGGTACTGCGTGCTCAAGGGCGCCGTCAAGGACATGGTCATCTTCAGCTTCATCTCCACCGACACTGTGCTGGTCGAATGA